A region of the Muricauda sp. MAR_2010_75 genome:
CAATAAAAAAGTCCTCTTGGTTGAACTTCACCTTTTTTCTCATGAACGATAATTTTCTTTCTTCGATATGTTCCGATAAGTTAGATAAACCGAATCTATCAATATAAATTTCCTCATTTTTCCAATTAAATTTTGGGCTGTCAAAAAGAGAAAATTTCTTTAGACGAATTAGGTGAGTTAAAATATATTCTTTGCCTGAATTAAGACTATAAAGACCATTAGAATTAACTCTGAGCAAGTCGAAAAATTCTGCATAACCCAAAAACTCGTGGCTACAATTATTAAAACTAGAATCTAAAAACATTCTTTCTTTTAAGACAACATGTGTCATCGATTCGATCTCTGTATCTATTTCTAAAATAGAAATACCCTTCAAACATTTATAAAATTCCCAATTACATTCATCAAAGCAAAAGTTATCTTCATTTGTTAAGACAAACTCCCAATCTTTGCTCTTTTTAAATATGTATTTTATCTTGTCAGAATTCTTGTAAATGGCAAAGAAGCCAGATAAATATTCTTCACGTACAGAAATTATCTCATATTTTCTAAGTTTTTCGCTATCTATAAACTTCTCAATGTTTCCCAGAATTATATCTAAATCACAATAACCCCAAAAATCAAAGTCTAAAATAAAATCTTCAAAAATCAAACCATATGCTGGCTTGAAATCACATAATTTATATGGTTCAGAAACATCAATCTCTAACTTTAACTTCTTACTGGCCAGCTGATTAAAATCCTTCAAATTGAACCTAACAAATTTAATATTTGGGATATTTGGAAGTGTCTTTGGTATAAGGATATTTGTGAAGATTATAAATAAAAAATTATTATTATGTGAGGCTGATTTTAAGAAATAGTGAAAATAATCAGGGAATTTTCTTCCAAAATAGGGAATTAAAAATGCAATCTTTCTGGACACTGTTTTCAAAAAATATATATTAAAAAACGGAACTAATAAATCACTTATATGTCCATTTTAATCTTCCAAATAAGCTTTTTAAATATTAAATCTGTCGCTTTCTCTACTGTAAAGCTTTCGTTTATTTCAAGAAATGGATTTACAGGAGGTTCGTAAGGGGCAGAAATTCCGGTAAAGTCATTAATTTTACCTTGTCTCGCTTTTTTGAATAATCCTTTAGCGTCTCTTTCTTCGCAGACTTTCAAACTAGTATTTACATATATTTCCACAAAATCCACATCCCCTATTAGGTTTTTTATTTTCCTTCTTTCCATTAAATATGGAGCTACAAAGGCCGCAAGCACAACTACTCCAGCTTCAATGAATAATTTTGAAATTTCTGAGACAATTCTTAAGTTCTCTGCCCTGTCAGCAGGGCTGAAGGACAGGTTTTTATTTATTCCACTTCTCAAATTGTCCCCATCAAGAATAAAAGTTTTGATATTCTCAGAAAATAGTTTCTGTTCTAACGCATTAGCAAGAGTTGATTTACCAGAACAAGGAAGACCTGTGAACAACACCATAATTGATTTGTGACCATTGAACATCATTCTATCATTTCTTGAAATTTTGAAATGTTCCGGAAAAATGTTATTTCTTATTTCTTTATGTTCTACCATAAATTAACATTTATACTCTCCTTACTATGTTGAAGAAATAATATGATTCAGACAACAAATTGCCGTTCTTTATTTTCCACAGAGATTCTACTATTCTCATGTACTCTTAGTAATTACTTTTTCCTGCATTAATCTATACTTCTCAAAAGCATCACTTTTCTTTATTTTTTTTTCTATAGATGGAGTCTCCCTTTTCCCA
Encoded here:
- the cysC gene encoding adenylyl-sulfate kinase, whose translation is MVEHKEIRNNIFPEHFKISRNDRMMFNGHKSIMVLFTGLPCSGKSTLANALEQKLFSENIKTFILDGDNLRSGINKNLSFSPADRAENLRIVSEISKLFIEAGVVVLAAFVAPYLMERRKIKNLIGDVDFVEIYVNTSLKVCEERDAKGLFKKARQGKINDFTGISAPYEPPVNPFLEINESFTVEKATDLIFKKLIWKIKMDI
- a CDS encoding DUF6625 family protein gives rise to the protein MSRKIAFLIPYFGRKFPDYFHYFLKSASHNNNFLFIIFTNILIPKTLPNIPNIKFVRFNLKDFNQLASKKLKLEIDVSEPYKLCDFKPAYGLIFEDFILDFDFWGYCDLDIILGNIEKFIDSEKLRKYEIISVREEYLSGFFAIYKNSDKIKYIFKKSKDWEFVLTNEDNFCFDECNWEFYKCLKGISILEIDTEIESMTHVVLKERMFLDSSFNNCSHEFLGYAEFFDLLRVNSNGLYSLNSGKEYILTHLIRLKKFSLFDSPKFNWKNEEIYIDRFGLSNLSEHIEERKLSFMRKKVKFNQEDFFIEKVSNSFYLRSFTSDMVISLRHIYQLLVLFHDNHPITANDLHDSFQDNNDVNKAFLKEQFATIVYWGLSNDYLKLAI